In one Culex quinquefasciatus strain JHB chromosome 2, VPISU_Cqui_1.0_pri_paternal, whole genome shotgun sequence genomic region, the following are encoded:
- the LOC119766044 gene encoding eggshell protein 1-like, with protein MKVTFFLLLVAAVAFLAVFQPAAEAAPQDVAAAVESGPDGVAATGSDGKPEPAAAGESSSEEQGGKKGHGKGKRHHGGKGGKGGEKGGEKGGKGKGQANKGKGQGKN; from the coding sequence ATGAAAGTGACCTTTTTCCTGCTGTTGGTGGCCGCCGTGGCCTTCCTGGCCGTGTTCCAGCCCGCGGCTGAGGCCGCTCCTCAGGACGTGGCTGCTGCCGTTGAGTCTGGCCCCGATGGAGTTGCTGCAACTGGATCCGATGGTAAGCCggaacctgctgctgctggtgaatCATCCTCGGAGGAGCAGGGCGGCAAGAAGGGACACGGCAAGGGCAAGAGACACCATGGTGGCAAGGGAGGGAAGGGTGGCGAGAAGGGTGGAGAGAAGGGAGGCAAGGGCAAGGGTCAGGCCAACAAAGGTAAGGGACAGGGAAAGAACTAA